A window of Pedobacter lusitanus contains these coding sequences:
- a CDS encoding 2OG-Fe(II) oxygenase: MSSKIEIIEGGIFEEVAPSVFEADMLSAEICEDILSEFSGIQPWKQAKIAVSQKTESGINDIIGIIDITQRNSQRMRFRELDMLTKPKTSECLNRIQRQVSRFASQEFGLDFNEFGGEEIVRYPVGGVFTPHTDTHKGNSQRAFTVIIYLNDNFSDGETSFPDLDYKCSPKTGRVLLFLSTELHSGLPVAAGEKNIIVFWGFFPGSMDKDRISNFFKAD, from the coding sequence ATGAGCAGCAAAATTGAAATTATAGAAGGAGGCATCTTTGAAGAAGTTGCCCCTTCTGTTTTCGAGGCAGATATGCTGTCTGCGGAAATATGCGAAGACATTCTTTCGGAATTCAGCGGCATACAACCCTGGAAACAAGCTAAAATAGCCGTTTCCCAGAAAACCGAATCCGGGATAAACGACATTATAGGCATTATTGACATTACCCAGCGCAATTCTCAGCGCATGCGTTTCAGGGAATTAGATATGCTGACTAAACCTAAGACCAGCGAATGTTTAAACCGCATTCAGCGCCAGGTAAGCCGCTTTGCGAGCCAGGAATTTGGTCTGGACTTCAATGAATTCGGCGGTGAAGAAATTGTGCGATATCCTGTAGGAGGTGTATTTACGCCACATACAGATACGCATAAAGGTAATTCTCAGCGCGCATTTACAGTCATCATCTATCTTAATGACAACTTTAGTGACGGTGAAACCAGTTTTCCGGATTTAGACTATAAATGCAGTCCAAAAACCGGCCGTGTGCTCCTTTTTCTGTCAACAGAATTACACAGCGGATTACCGGTAGCTGCCGGAGAGAAAAACATCATTGTCTTCTGGGGTTTCTTCCCGGGCAGTATGGATAAAGACAGAATAAGTAACTTTTTCAAAGCAGATTAA